Proteins co-encoded in one Terriglobales bacterium genomic window:
- a CDS encoding multiheme c-type cytochrome, with translation MNTPAVGKGLWFRLPGFRAPGLLVLAVGLALTLTLATSAQSPGPSAGSKGPATMAEQLSTTERLRKPGWWPTKGTLPREEFAGPAACAQCHSAISTTQQQSAMARTSTRAQDSEILRTHLLDYRLGPYSYRISPSGNVQMYIVSDSTRTISGPLSWSFGIRMGQSWFFNHNSLTLLVPLTYYPEPKEFSFTVDQPHTAPASLEKAIGRPLSSSEVRGCFDCHTTAATTNDHFDPEHAIPGVTCEACHGPGANHIAGAKSGLIEQQGITMIMNPKRLNPVDSVDYCGACHRTWWDVTLAENPGPKSLRFQPYRIENSRCWGKGDARITCVACHDPHRPLVRDAASYDTRCEACHVTAGKATADHPGSACPVSQKDCVSCHMPQYQVVDIPVKFTDHQIRVVRPNAPIPE, from the coding sequence ATGAACACCCCCGCAGTGGGCAAGGGTCTGTGGTTTCGTTTACCAGGGTTTCGCGCGCCGGGGCTTCTGGTGCTCGCCGTAGGGCTGGCACTCACCCTCACCCTGGCAACCTCCGCACAGAGCCCGGGTCCGAGCGCGGGATCAAAGGGTCCCGCGACCATGGCGGAGCAATTGAGCACGACCGAGCGATTGCGCAAGCCGGGATGGTGGCCTACGAAGGGGACGCTGCCGCGGGAAGAATTTGCTGGTCCGGCGGCCTGCGCTCAGTGCCACTCGGCGATCTCTACCACGCAGCAGCAATCCGCGATGGCGCGCACCTCGACCCGGGCGCAGGACTCCGAGATCCTGCGTACACACCTGCTGGACTACCGCCTGGGTCCGTACAGCTATCGGATATCGCCGAGCGGAAACGTGCAAATGTACATCGTGAGTGATTCCACGCGGACAATTTCCGGCCCGCTGAGCTGGTCATTCGGCATCCGCATGGGCCAAAGCTGGTTTTTCAATCACAATTCACTGACTCTTCTTGTCCCGCTCACGTATTACCCGGAGCCAAAGGAATTCAGCTTCACCGTGGATCAACCGCACACTGCGCCGGCGTCGCTGGAGAAAGCCATCGGACGTCCGCTGTCGTCCAGCGAGGTGCGGGGCTGTTTCGACTGCCACACGACGGCGGCCACCACCAACGATCATTTCGATCCCGAGCATGCGATTCCGGGCGTGACCTGTGAGGCCTGCCATGGTCCGGGCGCGAATCATATCGCCGGCGCCAAATCAGGATTGATCGAACAGCAGGGAATCACAATGATCATGAACCCGAAGCGTCTGAATCCCGTGGATTCCGTGGACTACTGTGGGGCGTGCCATCGCACGTGGTGGGATGTAACGCTGGCGGAGAATCCGGGACCGAAATCTTTGCGCTTCCAGCCCTATCGCATCGAGAACAGCCGCTGCTGGGGCAAAGGGGATGCGCGCATCACCTGCGTGGCGTGTCATGATCCCCACCGTCCGCTGGTGCGTGATGCCGCCTCTTACGACACGCGCTGCGAGGCTTGCCACGTCACGGCGGGGAAGGCTACTGCCGATCATCCCGGCTCTGCTTGCCCGGTCAGCCAGAAGGATTGCGTGTCGTGCCACATGCCGCAGTACCAGGTAGTGGATATCCCCGTGAAGTTTACCGATCACCAGATCCGGGTGGTTCGGCCGAACGCTCCCATTCCGGAATAA